In a single window of the Melioribacteraceae bacterium genome:
- a CDS encoding PhnD/SsuA/transferrin family substrate-binding protein, whose amino-acid sequence MNTINKINYVKLLFDILLICIVLAISNYQLNAQANQLTLKVGFYDPSIDDGDITASQETMKLWIDMVKKQSKHKSIANANIVTEFYKNKNELFSELQNNQIDFISLTVWDYYKFNLGTKVVPMVTSSLNINTKYERYYLVAHKNSNLTGIQDVAKMEVQLPNTNSIELIKNWMEVESINKLGKSKASSLKILETKQTEIQILLKMFFNKSGLAVIREGLFLTACEMNPQLRQSIVILEESPKFINYFLAQRKGVDPTIHSEIVKESIKLPDTVEGRQILNIMKTEKVFKVIESDFYEVKSLFNSHNSISN is encoded by the coding sequence ATGAATACAATAAATAAAATAAATTATGTAAAACTCTTATTCGATATATTATTGATATGTATTGTTTTGGCGATTAGCAATTATCAATTGAATGCGCAGGCAAATCAATTAACTCTTAAGGTTGGATTTTATGATCCCAGCATTGATGATGGTGATATAACCGCGAGTCAGGAAACTATGAAGCTGTGGATAGATATGGTAAAGAAACAATCGAAACATAAATCAATTGCTAATGCAAATATTGTTACTGAGTTTTATAAAAATAAAAATGAATTATTTTCAGAATTACAGAATAATCAAATTGATTTTATCAGTTTAACTGTATGGGATTATTACAAATTTAATTTAGGAACAAAAGTTGTCCCAATGGTTACTTCTTCATTAAACATCAATACGAAATATGAAAGATATTACCTGGTAGCTCATAAAAATTCCAATCTAACGGGAATACAAGATGTTGCTAAAATGGAAGTGCAATTGCCAAATACCAATTCCATTGAGCTGATAAAAAACTGGATGGAAGTAGAATCCATCAATAAACTGGGTAAATCCAAAGCAAGTTCATTAAAAATTCTTGAAACAAAACAAACTGAGATTCAAATTCTTTTGAAAATGTTTTTTAACAAAAGCGGATTAGCGGTAATTAGAGAAGGGTTGTTTTTAACCGCTTGCGAAATGAATCCTCAGTTAAGGCAATCAATAGTCATTCTAGAAGAATCTCCGAAATTCATTAATTATTTTTTGGCTCAGCGAAAAGGTGTTGACCCGACTATACATTCTGAGATCGTTAAAGAATCAATAAAGCTTCCAGATACAGTTGAAGGGAGGCAAATCTTAAATATTATGAAAACCGAAAAAGTATTTAAAGTAATAGAAAGTGATTTTTATGAGGTAAAAAGTTTATTTAATTCTCACAATTCTATTTCAAACTAA
- a CDS encoding HAMP domain-containing protein: MKKINKSIIAYLLEKIKRKGWHASITLKIAALAWSLIISSIIIIGVYNFITQQSIILNRMEIESSNISESIIQAHATSLFTDNYEAVIDFCTKLIESSSSIEFIVLTKKDGNSLIFKKNSWSFEELDGNWINSEEFNVGKIGYSSIINKECFRYSRPFVFTGIIWGNIHLGISLESYNEALKNLIIRTTIFSFSFIVIGFIVSAIFSRRLTRPIKELVETSQEIERGDLKARAQILSEDELGFLARSFNSMASAVASSNERLETMVNIRTAELERTNKQLIDEVEERKRAEQILKQYTTILQTLEEIYAGIINSKTIEDVFYTTIKSTHSKLINFNLAALVLYDNNKGLIRVDNYYYDGNKLVKNFNEYPLKEDCAINNFIDKEYHMQSNLNLVTQKTFMENILSSAGIVSYISFPLSTKSDVAGELYFCFEDNLIPEGEKINTLVEISRHLSVAVMQLYLEEKLILHTKELSRSLEEKEILLKEIHHRVKNNLQVISSLLYLQSRNIQDDAIKSIFGESQMRVRSLALVHEKLYQSSDFSKIDFSDYIKNLLSHIRSSYKTTSEFIEIILELEKVYLSVDKAVPLGLILNELLSNSFKYAFPENSKDGLDRKFILIKLETVDENKLLLLVSDNGVGVPDDFDINKSNSLGLKIVSSLVSQIEGDLIIKNKNNTEFSLIFSNN; this comes from the coding sequence ATGAAGAAGATTAATAAATCAATAATCGCATACTTATTAGAAAAGATAAAAAGAAAGGGCTGGCATGCAAGCATTACTTTGAAAATTGCCGCTCTGGCATGGAGTTTAATTATTTCGTCAATTATCATTATTGGTGTCTACAACTTTATAACTCAGCAGTCAATAATACTAAACCGAATGGAGATAGAATCATCAAATATATCTGAATCAATAATTCAAGCACATGCAACTTCATTATTCACAGATAATTATGAAGCAGTAATCGACTTTTGCACTAAACTTATTGAGAGCAGCTCGTCAATCGAATTTATTGTATTGACAAAAAAAGATGGTAATTCATTAATATTCAAAAAAAACAGCTGGAGCTTTGAAGAACTCGATGGAAATTGGATTAACTCGGAAGAATTTAATGTTGGAAAAATCGGTTATTCATCAATCATAAATAAGGAGTGTTTTCGTTATAGCAGGCCGTTTGTATTTACAGGTATAATCTGGGGTAATATACACTTAGGTATTTCGCTAGAATCCTACAATGAGGCTTTAAAAAATTTGATAATAAGAACAACAATTTTTTCTTTCTCCTTTATAGTAATTGGATTTATTGTTTCAGCTATATTCTCAAGGCGTCTTACAAGACCAATAAAGGAATTAGTTGAAACGTCACAAGAAATTGAAAGGGGTGATTTAAAAGCAAGAGCTCAAATATTAAGTGAGGATGAACTTGGTTTTCTTGCGAGATCATTTAACTCGATGGCCAGCGCAGTTGCTTCTAGTAATGAAAGATTGGAAACAATGGTTAATATTAGAACAGCGGAGCTTGAGCGTACCAATAAGCAATTAATTGATGAGGTTGAAGAAAGAAAGAGAGCAGAACAAATACTTAAACAATACACAACTATTCTCCAAACCCTTGAAGAAATATATGCTGGTATTATTAACTCTAAAACTATTGAGGATGTATTTTACACAACAATAAAAAGTACACACTCAAAATTAATTAATTTTAATTTAGCAGCCCTTGTACTTTACGATAATAATAAAGGTTTAATAAGAGTTGATAATTATTATTATGATGGTAATAAACTAGTTAAGAATTTTAATGAGTATCCATTAAAGGAAGATTGTGCTATAAATAATTTTATTGATAAAGAATACCACATGCAAAGTAATTTGAATTTAGTCACTCAAAAGACATTTATGGAAAATATCTTATCGTCTGCGGGGATTGTATCTTACATTTCATTCCCTCTTTCAACAAAGAGTGATGTTGCGGGTGAGCTTTATTTCTGTTTCGAGGATAACTTAATACCCGAAGGGGAAAAGATTAATACCCTTGTTGAAATATCCAGGCATCTATCGGTTGCGGTAATGCAATTGTATCTTGAAGAAAAATTAATTTTGCATACTAAGGAATTATCCAGATCGCTGGAAGAAAAAGAAATTTTGTTAAAGGAGATTCACCACAGAGTAAAAAACAATCTTCAGGTAATTTCTAGTCTTTTATATCTTCAATCTAGGAATATTCAAGACGACGCAATCAAATCCATTTTCGGAGAAAGTCAGATGAGAGTTCGTTCTCTTGCACTTGTTCATGAAAAACTCTATCAATCCAGCGATTTCTCAAAAATTGATTTTTCAGATTATATTAAAAATTTACTTTCTCACATTAGAAGTTCATATAAAACTACTTCTGAGTTTATCGAAATTATTCTCGAATTGGAAAAGGTATATTTATCTGTTGATAAGGCAGTACCCCTTGGACTTATACTCAATGAATTATTGTCCAATTCATTTAAATATGCTTTCCCAGAAAATTCAAAGGATGGCTTGGACAGAAAGTTTATCTTAATTAAGCTCGAGACTGTTGATGAGAATAAACTACTACTTCTGGTGAGCGATAATGGTGTAGGGGTGCCTGATGATTTTGATATCAATAAAAGTAATTCCTTGGGATTAAAAATTGTCTCAAGTTTGGTTTCTCAAATTGAAGGTGATTTGATAATAAAAAATAAAAATAATACAGAGTTTTCTTTAATATTTTCAAATAATTAA
- a CDS encoding PhnD/SsuA/transferrin family substrate-binding protein: protein MNYNEHNLRGRIIYFTLVLFILSEMIAAQPKQLILNFGYYTKDFNKSNITEIDESLKRWAEVIKKNTKIEMLVNSVMNNQFYTTIDEMIDKLSDNKLDFINISAIDYYKHDLKNKIVPILTTAKTKESKYERYLLVTHISSAVSDFTKMPNSQIVIPNSYSSGLVKLWLEVELKEKMKNKKSKIVLVESNKNENEALFSIFFKKTDFAVIREDSYDIACELNPQIKKNTKIISKSAHYINAFFAHRKNYDPEITEEIVKVGMNMDKSVEGKQILNLMLTNCMHQIELKDLHETENLIKQHNKYYRLKN, encoded by the coding sequence ATGAACTATAATGAACACAATTTAAGAGGAAGAATTATTTATTTCACATTAGTTCTTTTCATTTTATCTGAAATGATCGCGGCTCAACCCAAACAATTAATTCTTAATTTCGGGTATTATACAAAAGATTTCAATAAAAGTAATATTACAGAAATTGATGAATCATTAAAAAGGTGGGCTGAAGTAATTAAAAAAAATACAAAAATTGAAATGCTTGTAAACTCGGTTATGAACAACCAGTTCTATACCACCATAGATGAAATGATAGACAAATTAAGTGATAATAAACTAGATTTTATAAATATCTCAGCCATAGATTATTATAAACATGATCTAAAAAATAAGATTGTCCCAATTCTCACTACGGCAAAAACGAAGGAAAGCAAGTATGAGAGATATTTACTGGTTACTCATATCAGCTCAGCAGTGAGTGATTTTACAAAAATGCCTAATTCTCAAATTGTTATTCCAAATTCATATTCATCAGGATTGGTAAAATTATGGCTTGAAGTAGAACTTAAAGAAAAGATGAAAAATAAAAAGTCGAAAATTGTTTTAGTAGAATCAAACAAGAACGAGAATGAAGCTTTGTTTTCAATATTTTTCAAGAAAACGGATTTTGCTGTTATACGGGAAGATTCTTACGATATAGCTTGCGAGTTAAACCCTCAAATAAAGAAAAACACTAAGATTATATCCAAATCAGCTCATTATATAAATGCTTTTTTTGCCCATAGAAAAAATTATGATCCTGAAATCACCGAAGAAATTGTAAAGGTTGGTATGAATATGGACAAAAGTGTTGAAGGAAAGCAAATACTAAATTTAATGTTAACCAACTGTATGCATCAAATTGAACTGAAAGATCTTCATGAGACAGAAAATCTGATAAAACAGCATAATAAATATTATAGATTAAAAAACTAA